The Budorcas taxicolor isolate Tak-1 chromosome 5, Takin1.1, whole genome shotgun sequence genome includes a window with the following:
- the GTSF1 gene encoding gametocyte-specific factor 1 has protein sequence MEETYIDTLDPEKLLQCPYDKNHQIRACRFPYHLIKCRKNHPDVANKLATCPFNARHQVPRAEISHHISSCDDKSCIEQDVVNQTRSLGQETLAESTWQCPPCDEDWDKDLWEQTSTPFVWGTANYCGNNSPASNIVMEHKSNLASGMRVPKSLPYVLPWKNNARPWKTLLPATVGSPFFFLLI, from the exons TCGATACTCTGGACCCTGAAAAGCTGTTACAATGCCCCTATGATAAAAACCACCAGATCAGGGCCTGCAGGTTTCCTTATCATCTTATCAAGTGCAGAAAG aatCATCCTGATGTCGCAAACAAACTGGCGACTTGTCCCTTCAATGCTCGCCATCAGGTTCCTCGGGCTGAAATCAGTCATCATATCTCAAGCTGTGATGACAAAAGCTGTATTGAGCAGGATGTAG TCAACCAAACCAGGAGCCTTGGACAAGAGACTCTGGCTGAGAGCACATGGCAGTGCCCTCCTTGCGATGAAGACTGGGACAAAG ATTTGTGGGAACAGACCAGCACCCCATTTGTCTGGGGCACAGCCAACTACTGTGGCAACAATAG CCCTGCAAGCAACATAGTTATGGAACATAAGAGTAACCTGGCTTCAGGCATGCGTGTTCCCAAGTCTCTGCCATATGTTCTCCCATGGAAAAACA ATGCCAGACCCTGGAAGACTCTTCTTCCTGCTACAGTgggttctccatttttttttctcctaatctAA